The following coding sequences are from one Leptolyngbya sp. NIES-3755 window:
- a CDS encoding hypothetical protein (similar to AA sequence:cyanobase_aa:all4618): protein MPHHKLKIIGCLMLILAITGCKEIREQFPELPTFERPEPLPPKPAQSPTAAQIEAAVRQQINQVRQQDGLKALKQNDQLAEVARRYSQQMAEKDFFSHTGADGSNVAQRVEAAQITFQIVGENLYTGTNIPDPVDSAVEGWMNSPGHRENILRPIYAETGIGVWKTGNTYYITQLFLRQ from the coding sequence ATGCCACACCACAAGCTCAAAATCATCGGTTGTCTGATGCTGATCTTGGCAATAACCGGATGCAAAGAGATCAGAGAACAGTTTCCCGAATTACCCACGTTCGAGCGTCCTGAACCACTGCCCCCCAAGCCTGCCCAATCCCCGACAGCCGCCCAGATTGAAGCCGCCGTTCGTCAACAAATCAATCAAGTGCGACAACAAGATGGATTAAAGGCACTGAAACAGAACGATCAATTAGCTGAAGTCGCTCGCAGATACAGTCAGCAAATGGCAGAGAAGGACTTCTTTAGTCATACAGGCGCGGATGGTTCAAATGTTGCTCAGCGGGTTGAAGCAGCGCAAATTACTTTTCAAATCGTCGGTGAGAATTTATATACCGGGACTAATATTCCAGACCCAGTTGATAGTGCAGTAGAAGGCTGGATGAATAGTCCGGGACATCGGGAAAATATCTTACGCCCGATCTATGCGGAAACTGGAATTGGAGTGTGGAAAACGGGCAATACCTACTACATTACGCAATTGTTTCTCAGACAGTAG